One Bacteroidota bacterium genomic window, GTTCGCCGGCAGCATCCGGGAAACACTTAATTTATATGGAAAGATAAATTCATGAAAATAACCTTATTGTTAATTGGAAAAACAAACGACGATTATTTGAAAAAAGGAATAGGAATCTACCAGGACAGGTTAAAAAATTACATCACCTTCGAACTGAAGACCATTCCTGAATTAAAGAAAACAAAAAGCCTGTCGGAACTTCAGCAGAAAGAACAGGAGGGGTTGCTTATCCTTGAACTGCTAAAACCGCAGGATACTGTGCTTTTGCTGGATGAACACGGAGAAGAATATAGTTCTGTAAACTTTTCAACCTTTCTTCAGAAGAAAATGCTCAGCGGGATTAAAAATTTGATTTTTGTAATTGGCGGCCCTTATGGTTTTTCGGATAAAGTTTATCAACGGGCCAATGGGAAAATATCTTTGTCGAAAATGACCTTTTCGCACCAGATGATCAGGTTGATTTTTATAGAACAATTATACAGGGCTTTCACCATCCTCAAAGGCGAACCCTACCATCATGAATAAAATGTAACCGGCAGGCTGCTCGGCCTGCCGGTAAAATACTATCTTTATTTTTTAAGTACTGCAAGCCTTTCTTCCAGTAACTTTATCTTGTCTTCTGCATCTTTCTTCTTATTCTGCTCATTTTCAATCACCTTGGCGGGTGCATGAGCCATAAAATTTGCATTTCCAAGCTTTTTCATGACCGATTCTATAAATCCCCGGCTATATGCCAGCTCGGCTTCAACTTTTTTGATTTCTTCGTTGACATCAATCTTGTCGAGGATAGGAATAAAGAACTCAGTGTTCTTCACGATAAAGGAAAGAGTGCCTTCTGTACGATTCGTGGTGAAGTTCAGCTTCTCGAGATTGCTCATCTTGATAAGCACCTCATCAAACTGCTTATCGAAACTGTTATCCTGGTTGAATACATCCAGTGCAATAGTTTCCTTGAAAGAAATATTATTGTCATTCCTTACAGTCCGAATGGTACTGATTATTTCCCTGGTAAAATCGAAAGCATCCAGAAGGCCCTGGTCATATTTATGGGCAACAGGCATAGGGCAAACCATAATGCTTTCACTTTCTTTCCTTTCTTCCATCAGATGCCAGATTTCTTCGGTGATGAATGGCACAAACGGATGCAAAATCTTAAGCAACTTATCGAAAAATCCGAGGGTTTCCTGATAAGTAACCATATCAATGGGCTGCTGATAACCCGGTTTGATCATTTCAAGGTACCAGGAAGAAAATTCATCCCAGAACAATCTATAAACCAGCATCAATGCTTCAGAAAGACGATACTTGTCATAGTACTCATCAAGAGTTTCAATAGTCTTGTTGAGTACGGCATCAAACCAGTCAATTGATTTTTTAGCATACTCGGGCTGAGGAATGTCGGCGGTCTTCCAGCCTTTTACCAGCCTGAAAGCATTCCATATTTTATTGCCAAAATTACGACCCTGTTCAGTCAGGCCTTCATCGAACAACAAATCGCCACCAGCCGGTGAGCAAAGTAGCATTCCCACCCTCACGCCGTCGGCTCCGTATTCGTCAATGAGCTTAAGGGGATCAGGCGAATTGCCCAGGGATTTTGACATCTTTCGCCCCTGTTTGTCACGGACAATGCCGGTAAGATAAACATGATCGAAGGGTTTTTCGCCGCGGTATTCATAACCCGACATAATCATCCTGGCCACCCAGAAAAATAATATTTCCGGAGCAGTAACCAGGTCATTGGTCGGATAATAATATTTGACATCAGGATTGTCGGGATGCCTGATTCCGTCGAAAACAGAAATAGGCCACAACCAGGAAGAGAACCATGTATCAAGTACATCTTCATCCTGGATAAGCTGATCAGCGGTCAAATCAGGATTTCCAGTTTTTTCTCGGGCCAGTTTCAGGGCATCGTCTATATTTTCAGCAACAACATATTCATCATCCGAAATATAAAAAGCCGGTATCCTTTGCCCCCACCACAATTGACGGGAAATGCACCAGTCTTTCACATTTTCCATCCAGTGACGGTAGGTATTCTTGAATTTGGCCGGGATAATCTGGATGTTATCGTTCATCACATTCTCCAGTGCAGGTTCAGCAAGGCCTTTCATCTTCATAAACCATTGCATGGAAAGTTTGGGTTCAATCACCGCATTGGTCCGTTCTGAGAAACCAACCTTGTTTTGATAATCCTCAATCTTCACCAGGTAGCCTTCATCCCTGAGCTGGCCGGCAATCAGGTCACGTACCTTAAACCTGTCCATGCCTACGTAAAGTTGGGCATTCTTGTTCAAAGTACCATCGTCATTGAAAATATCAATGCGCTGAAGTTTATGTTTAATCCCCAGCTCGTAATCGTTCACATCATGAGCAGGGGTTATTTTTAAAGCACCGGTACCGAATTCGCGGTCAACATATTCGTCCTGGATGATGGGTACATGACGGTTGACCAAAGGGACGATCACTTTTTTCCCTTTCAGGTGGAAATATCTCTCGTCCTCAGGATGAACACAAACGGCAGTATCTCCCAGGATTGTTTCGGGACGGGTAGTAGCAATGGTCACAAACTGATCAGAATCTTCAACCGGATAACGGACATAATAAAGCTTGGAATTTACCTCACGATAGATTACTTCCTCATCCGAAAGAGCGGTCTTGGCCTTAGGATCCCAGTTAACCATCCTGACGCCCCTATATATAAGCCCTTTATTATACAAATCAACAAAAACATGAATGACACTCTCCGACATTTCAGGATCCATAGTAAATTTGGTCCTGCGCCAGTCACATGAAGCACCTAATTTTTTCAACTGCTCAAGAATGATGCCGCCATGTTTGGTTTTCCAGTCCCAGGCATGTTTCAAAAACTCCTCACGGGTCAGATCGGATTTTTTTATTCCTTCCTTGCTCAGCTTGGCAACAACCTTAGCCTCTGTAGCAATAGAAGCATGGTCTGTCCCCGGAACCCAACAGGCATTTTTGCCCTGCATTCTTGCACGCCTGACCAATACATCCTGTATGGTATTGTTCAACATGTGCC contains:
- the rlmH gene encoding 23S rRNA (pseudouridine(1915)-N(3))-methyltransferase RlmH encodes the protein MKITLLLIGKTNDDYLKKGIGIYQDRLKNYITFELKTIPELKKTKSLSELQQKEQEGLLILELLKPQDTVLLLDEHGEEYSSVNFSTFLQKKMLSGIKNLIFVIGGPYGFSDKVYQRANGKISLSKMTFSHQMIRLIFIEQLYRAFTILKGEPYHHE
- a CDS encoding valine--tRNA ligase, with amino-acid sequence MEIPSKYDPSAIEEKWYQYWLEKGFFNSDPDKREPYTIVIPPPNVTGVLHMGHMLNNTIQDVLVRRARMQGKNACWVPGTDHASIATEAKVVAKLSKEGIKKSDLTREEFLKHAWDWKTKHGGIILEQLKKLGASCDWRRTKFTMDPEMSESVIHVFVDLYNKGLIYRGVRMVNWDPKAKTALSDEEVIYREVNSKLYYVRYPVEDSDQFVTIATTRPETILGDTAVCVHPEDERYFHLKGKKVIVPLVNRHVPIIQDEYVDREFGTGALKITPAHDVNDYELGIKHKLQRIDIFNDDGTLNKNAQLYVGMDRFKVRDLIAGQLRDEGYLVKIEDYQNKVGFSERTNAVIEPKLSMQWFMKMKGLAEPALENVMNDNIQIIPAKFKNTYRHWMENVKDWCISRQLWWGQRIPAFYISDDEYVVAENIDDALKLAREKTGNPDLTADQLIQDEDVLDTWFSSWLWPISVFDGIRHPDNPDVKYYYPTNDLVTAPEILFFWVARMIMSGYEYRGEKPFDHVYLTGIVRDKQGRKMSKSLGNSPDPLKLIDEYGADGVRVGMLLCSPAGGDLLFDEGLTEQGRNFGNKIWNAFRLVKGWKTADIPQPEYAKKSIDWFDAVLNKTIETLDEYYDKYRLSEALMLVYRLFWDEFSSWYLEMIKPGYQQPIDMVTYQETLGFFDKLLKILHPFVPFITEEIWHLMEERKESESIMVCPMPVAHKYDQGLLDAFDFTREIISTIRTVRNDNNISFKETIALDVFNQDNSFDKQFDEVLIKMSNLEKLNFTTNRTEGTLSFIVKNTEFFIPILDKIDVNEEIKKVEAELAYSRGFIESVMKKLGNANFMAHAPAKVIENEQNKKKDAEDKIKLLEERLAVLKK